A stretch of the Sphingobacteriales bacterium genome encodes the following:
- a CDS encoding T9SS type A sorting domain-containing protein, whose translation MKSALQFTLLIVLVVFYFQADCQSLNSPESVVFDAPRNRYLISNAGNGTILAYNYSTYSTFASGLSSPKGMVVIGNYLYVTDVTRVMGFNLVNGATVMNLNINGASFLNDITTDNSQYLYVSDMNNNNIIRVNYKNYTYTTFASSGLNKPNGLLYDVKNSRLIVCSYINNAPIQSVSLSNGTVSTIVTTSLSNLDGLTVDDSGYIYVSAWGTNAVYRFSSDFTTGPVLYASGFNGPADIFYNPEAKVLAIPGMNNNQLHFKDMLYAVINPQGKTDICPGADVLLKTATGSALSYVWKLNGNVVGTVSSYLAYQQGSYTVTITNHLGTKTSSPVQVNLYQKPPAPTIQIYGNVSFCLGDSVVLEGPSGYNYFWSDSQTTQKIIVRQSGSYKLMVIDTNQCKSDYSAEVKTTRHPAIVKPVISYTKTEICRGDSIILEGPSGYSYIWSNGKTTQQIIVKDKLTVSLIIYDNSYCQSYPSDSVEIIVYENPPKPKLIVSGKTEFCNGDSVLITAPSGYKSYLWNNNSIKESQLALVSDTFFVRVTDSNACVSPNSDTIIVLVHGLPSKPVISWTNQLTFCNGDSIELAAPPGYVKYFWNNQEGNEKITVKETDSFTLYVIDSNNCVSPVSEKVYTLRRENPVKPQIVFVYGSKMFCEGDSAVLSTHLNYVSYLWSTGWDKKQLTVNQTDTLSVKVWDQYGCYNVSDDVFISVLKIPAKPQVLKYNKDSLFCSVEGSSYKWIYNGMSLAFTGRVIPILGDGAYRVIVFNEICASDTSEVYNYVAGSLQEDLKNQLMVFPNPAISVINIELKGWEKIYAYRLMDISGKVMLANISDKAANKLILNVSDFPKGIYFIEIQSDKKRLTRMFMVD comes from the coding sequence ATGAAATCAGCTTTACAATTTACTTTACTAATAGTTTTAGTTGTGTTTTATTTTCAGGCAGACTGCCAGAGTTTGAATTCTCCTGAAAGCGTAGTTTTTGATGCCCCACGCAACAGATACCTGATATCGAATGCCGGAAACGGGACCATACTTGCTTATAATTACAGTACTTACAGTACTTTTGCCAGTGGCCTTTCCTCTCCGAAAGGTATGGTTGTCATTGGCAATTATCTGTATGTGACAGATGTTACCCGTGTAATGGGTTTTAACCTCGTCAATGGTGCTACGGTGATGAACCTGAACATTAACGGAGCTTCTTTTTTAAATGATATTACTACTGATAACAGTCAGTACCTGTATGTCAGCGACATGAACAATAACAATATTATCCGTGTCAATTATAAAAACTATACTTATACTACATTTGCAAGCAGCGGGCTGAACAAACCGAATGGATTACTGTATGATGTTAAAAACAGCCGGCTGATTGTTTGTTCCTATATCAATAATGCCCCTATTCAGAGTGTCAGCCTGTCGAATGGTACGGTTTCGACTATTGTTACTACCTCTTTATCAAATCTTGACGGACTAACGGTTGACGACAGCGGTTATATTTATGTTTCAGCATGGGGAACCAATGCCGTTTACCGTTTCAGTTCTGATTTTACAACCGGACCTGTACTTTATGCCTCCGGATTCAACGGCCCTGCTGACATTTTCTACAATCCCGAGGCAAAAGTTCTTGCCATTCCCGGTATGAACAACAATCAGCTGCATTTTAAGGATATGCTTTATGCCGTCATTAATCCACAGGGGAAAACGGACATTTGCCCAGGAGCTGATGTGTTGCTGAAAACGGCTACTGGCTCTGCGCTTTCCTATGTCTGGAAACTGAATGGGAACGTGGTAGGAACGGTTTCTTCCTACCTGGCCTATCAGCAGGGAAGTTACACGGTAACCATTACCAATCACCTGGGGACCAAAACTTCATCTCCTGTACAGGTTAATTTATACCAGAAACCTCCTGCACCCACCATTCAGATTTATGGCAATGTTTCATTCTGTCTGGGTGACAGTGTTGTACTGGAAGGCCCATCAGGTTATAATTATTTTTGGTCGGATTCGCAAACTACTCAAAAGATAATTGTCAGACAGTCTGGTTCTTATAAGCTAATGGTAATTGATACCAATCAATGCAAAAGCGACTATTCTGCTGAAGTTAAAACTACCCGGCATCCGGCTATCGTCAAGCCGGTCATCAGTTATACCAAAACGGAAATTTGCAGGGGAGACAGTATTATTTTAGAAGGCCCTTCGGGTTATTCCTATATCTGGTCAAATGGAAAAACCACACAGCAGATTATTGTCAAAGACAAGCTGACAGTTTCGCTGATAATTTACGATAACAGTTATTGCCAGAGTTATCCTTCTGATTCTGTTGAGATTATAGTTTATGAGAATCCTCCCAAACCCAAATTAATAGTTTCAGGTAAAACAGAATTCTGCAATGGCGACAGTGTTCTGATTACAGCACCATCGGGTTATAAAAGTTATCTCTGGAACAACAACAGCATCAAGGAATCGCAGTTAGCTTTGGTGAGTGATACCTTTTTTGTCAGGGTAACTGATTCGAATGCCTGTGTCAGCCCAAATTCTGACACAATTATCGTGCTTGTTCATGGCTTACCTTCAAAGCCGGTGATTTCATGGACGAATCAACTCACTTTTTGTAATGGCGACAGCATTGAACTTGCTGCCCCTCCGGGTTATGTCAAATACTTCTGGAACAATCAGGAAGGCAATGAAAAAATAACGGTGAAAGAAACCGACAGCTTTACCCTTTATGTCATTGACAGCAATAACTGCGTTAGCCCTGTTTCGGAAAAGGTCTATACGCTCAGACGTGAAAATCCGGTTAAGCCTCAGATAGTATTTGTTTACGGAAGTAAAATGTTCTGTGAAGGCGATAGTGCTGTTTTATCCACCCACCTGAATTACGTATCTTATTTATGGTCAACAGGGTGGGATAAAAAACAACTGACTGTTAATCAGACGGATACATTATCCGTGAAAGTCTGGGATCAATATGGTTGCTACAATGTTTCTGATGATGTGTTTATCAGTGTCCTGAAAATTCCGGCAAAACCTCAGGTACTTAAGTACAATAAAGACAGTCTTTTCTGTTCGGTTGAAGGAAGCTCCTACAAATGGATTTATAATGGCATGTCTCTCGCATTTACGGGAAGGGTCATTCCGATTTTAGGCGATGGAGCTTACCGTGTCATTGTCTTCAATGAAATTTGCGCTTCTGATACTTCTGAAGTGTATAATTATGTTGCAGGAAGCTTGCAGGAAGATTTGAAGAATCAGCTAATGGTATTCCCAAATCCAGCCATCTCAGTTATCAATATTGAACTGAAAGGCTGGGAAAAAATTTATGCTTACCGTTTGATGGACATTTCAGGAAAAGTAATGTTGGCAAACATATCGGACAAAGCAGCTAATAAATTGATTCTGAATGTTTCTGATTTTCCAAAAGGGATTTATTTTATTGAAATACAGTCGGATAAGAAAAGATTGACCCGAATGTTTATGGTTGATTAA